Proteins encoded in a region of the Massilia sp. UMI-21 genome:
- a CDS encoding PAAR domain-containing protein: MRIIGWIREGDQAACGEQVIEGDPCSVSDGRSLSFEGARMGCAKGCVIAEGHGPDKLFNDRSPVLHGMKTSGGCPLLSTLNDIDGIGNDRGEEVPIRFIQNSAGEWVGKENEGYDQQFVLTDTQTGETLANRHYRIIFNGKTIEGKTDASGKTVKVEADDPTEVILEILPEGYGGGR, encoded by the coding sequence ATGAGGATCATCGGATGGATTCGCGAAGGCGATCAGGCCGCCTGTGGCGAACAGGTAATCGAAGGCGATCCGTGCAGCGTGAGCGATGGCCGATCGTTATCCTTCGAAGGCGCGCGCATGGGGTGTGCAAAAGGCTGTGTAATTGCCGAGGGGCATGGGCCCGACAAGCTTTTTAACGACCGTAGTCCAGTACTTCATGGCATGAAAACCAGCGGCGGCTGCCCACTGTTGTCGACGCTGAATGACATCGACGGCATCGGCAATGACCGTGGCGAAGAAGTTCCTATACGATTTATTCAGAATAGCGCGGGAGAATGGGTCGGCAAGGAGAATGAAGGCTACGACCAGCAGTTCGTCTTGACCGACACGCAAACCGGCGAAACACTTGCCAATCGCCATTACCGAATTATTTTCAACGGGAAAACGATCGAGGGAAAAACCGACGCTAGCGGAAAAACCGTCAAGGTCGAAGCTGATGATCCGACCGAAGTAATACTCGAGATATTGCCGGAAGGCTACGGCGGAGGCAGATAA
- a CDS encoding phage major capsid protein, which produces MDRLTELRAEEAALIARAKVMLDSFPGPSWGTDNQAEWNSNMHRFTQIGVEIKALEEAQEGGDADAITCTALGAAPRGIVSGVRAEGDGVAGLVQQINATITEFKAEHGERLTNLEAALDSTNTRAAALEMNGPAAAASAPHVGVKALRTYGEFKAHFAPKAEGNTEPVSLTDFMRGVAGMQSTQAVHAALSVGTNTAGGFSVPAQTMPQILSALTPVSSLLLAGAGIVPMDSGAKTVTTAVVDAVPTASWREERGGVPESDPAFRGVVATPQSLAFYFKISRELLADGQGIESALQVAIAQAFAQALDYAGLRGSGVAPEPLGIKGTSGVHVIQNGANGKALADYSNFMSATEALLTANAPMPTAAIMAPRSLVKLAGLTDTTGQPLRKPELLTNLPLIATPQIPINLTQGTSSDASEIYMGDFSKMYFLMRENLSIQLLREAFATTGELAFLCHVRADVVITHPKAFAVVTGVR; this is translated from the coding sequence ATGGATCGTTTGACCGAACTGCGCGCCGAGGAAGCCGCACTGATTGCACGCGCCAAGGTAATGCTGGATAGCTTCCCTGGCCCGAGCTGGGGAACCGACAACCAAGCCGAGTGGAATAGCAACATGCACCGCTTCACGCAAATCGGTGTGGAAATCAAAGCGCTGGAAGAAGCCCAGGAAGGCGGCGATGCCGACGCGATCACTTGCACAGCACTTGGCGCCGCTCCGCGCGGCATCGTCAGCGGCGTGCGGGCTGAGGGTGACGGCGTAGCGGGCCTGGTCCAACAGATCAACGCAACCATCACGGAATTCAAGGCAGAGCACGGCGAGCGGCTGACGAATTTGGAAGCGGCACTCGACAGCACGAACACCCGCGCTGCCGCACTCGAGATGAACGGCCCAGCCGCAGCCGCAAGCGCGCCTCATGTCGGCGTCAAGGCGCTGCGCACCTACGGCGAGTTCAAGGCCCATTTCGCACCGAAGGCAGAAGGCAACACCGAGCCAGTCAGCCTGACCGACTTCATGCGCGGCGTCGCCGGTATGCAGTCCACCCAGGCTGTACACGCTGCGCTGTCGGTGGGCACCAACACCGCCGGCGGCTTCAGCGTACCGGCCCAGACCATGCCACAGATCCTCAGCGCCCTGACCCCGGTATCGAGCCTGCTGCTGGCCGGCGCCGGCATCGTGCCGATGGACAGTGGCGCCAAGACCGTGACCACTGCCGTGGTGGATGCTGTGCCTACCGCTTCGTGGCGTGAAGAGCGCGGCGGCGTACCGGAGAGCGACCCGGCGTTTCGCGGCGTGGTGGCAACCCCGCAAAGCCTGGCCTTCTACTTCAAGATCAGCCGCGAGCTGCTAGCCGATGGCCAAGGCATCGAGTCGGCCCTGCAAGTCGCAATCGCTCAGGCATTCGCCCAGGCGCTCGACTATGCCGGCCTGCGCGGTAGTGGCGTGGCGCCTGAACCGCTGGGCATCAAGGGCACCTCAGGCGTGCACGTCATCCAAAACGGCGCAAACGGTAAGGCGCTGGCCGACTACAGCAACTTCATGTCCGCTACTGAAGCACTGCTGACCGCCAATGCTCCAATGCCAACCGCCGCTATTATGGCGCCGCGCTCCCTGGTCAAGCTGGCTGGTCTAACCGATACCACCGGCCAGCCGCTGCGCAAGCCTGAACTGCTGACCAACCTGCCGTTGATCGCTACCCCGCAGATCCCGATCAACCTGACGCAAGGCACCTCGTCCGATGCGAGCGAGATCTACATGGGAGACTTCAGCAAGATGTATTTCCTGATGCGCGAAAACCTCAGCATCCAGCTGCTGCGCGAGGCATTCGCTACTACCGGCGAACTGGCATTCCTGTGCCATGTCCGTGCCGATGTCGTGATCACCCACCCGAAAGCGTTTGCAGTCGTCACAGGCGTGCGCTAA
- a CDS encoding AlpA family phage regulatory protein: MTAIISQYMRRQLVAYELGISRHTLARMLKVDATFPRFFEITPGIAVIARADFDHWLRTKRLAALSATR, from the coding sequence ATGACCGCGATCATTAGCCAATACATGCGCCGCCAGCTGGTGGCCTACGAACTCGGCATCAGTCGGCACACGCTGGCCCGGATGCTCAAGGTAGATGCGACGTTCCCCCGGTTCTTCGAGATCACGCCAGGCATTGCCGTAATCGCGCGCGCCGACTTCGATCACTGGTTGCGCACCAAGCGCCTTGCCGCGCTATCTGCAACGCGCTGA
- a CDS encoding DUF927 domain-containing protein yields the protein MAARFGLADVREAINDVLHGPEDAEESPEEQASQPPLIGGTQAERPAPPKTKAKRLYPESVTCSYAGGTFDVSHRGVFFIGTDKDGNEQPPRWICSPLSVVAKTRDAKSGEWGRLLEWHDDDRVRHQWAMPLELLQSDGTDMRRELARMGLSIAPGKAQRDLLASYVQVWPVENRARCVERLGWHGSVYVTPSESIGQQDEIVVFQNAHAIDPALSSAGTLDDWRATVAQPAAGNSRLVFALSAAFAGPLAEVAGEDSGGFHLRGGSSSGKTTALKVAASVWGNPSNYPRLWRATANGLEGLAALHNDCLLILDELSQIDPKEAGEAAYLLANGQGKARASRTGAARQSARWRLLFLSAGEESLTALMARAGRKVNAGQEIRLADIDADAGAGMGAFEVLHDQPSPAALALAIKDAAIRNHGTAGVAWLRSIVTNRATLPDIIEEGIKGFINDAVADQAAGQVLRVARRFALVAVAGELATFYGITGWTAGEAITAAHKCFAAWLDAFGGVGNREERNILAQVRAFFEAHGASRFEDIHATGDQRIINRAGFYRTGVSGDREYLVLPEAFKRELCQGNDIKTVTAELLKAGWLAPGEGSRTTQKPRIPGLGTTRCYVLTGRMWEGE from the coding sequence ATGGCCGCGCGCTTTGGCCTGGCCGATGTGCGCGAGGCGATCAACGATGTCTTGCATGGACCAGAGGACGCCGAGGAATCGCCCGAGGAACAGGCGAGCCAACCGCCGCTGATTGGCGGCACCCAAGCCGAGAGACCGGCGCCGCCGAAGACCAAGGCCAAACGCCTGTATCCGGAATCGGTGACATGTAGCTACGCCGGCGGCACGTTCGACGTTTCGCACCGCGGCGTCTTCTTCATCGGCACCGACAAGGACGGCAACGAGCAGCCTCCGCGCTGGATATGCTCGCCCCTGTCCGTGGTGGCAAAGACGCGCGACGCCAAGAGCGGCGAATGGGGCCGGCTGCTGGAGTGGCACGACGATGACCGCGTGCGCCACCAGTGGGCCATGCCGCTCGAGCTGCTGCAAAGCGACGGCACGGACATGCGGCGCGAATTGGCGCGCATGGGCCTGTCGATCGCACCGGGCAAGGCGCAGCGCGATCTGCTGGCCTCCTACGTGCAAGTGTGGCCGGTCGAGAACAGGGCGCGCTGTGTCGAGCGGCTGGGCTGGCATGGGTCGGTGTATGTCACGCCGTCCGAGTCCATCGGGCAGCAGGATGAAATCGTGGTGTTCCAGAACGCGCACGCGATCGATCCCGCCCTGTCCAGCGCCGGCACCCTGGACGACTGGCGCGCGACGGTGGCGCAACCTGCAGCCGGTAACTCGCGCCTGGTGTTTGCCCTGTCGGCCGCATTCGCTGGACCGCTGGCCGAGGTAGCCGGCGAAGATTCGGGCGGGTTCCATCTGCGCGGCGGTTCGTCGTCGGGCAAGACAACGGCGCTCAAGGTGGCGGCGTCCGTGTGGGGCAACCCGAGCAACTACCCGCGGCTGTGGCGCGCCACCGCAAACGGCCTGGAAGGGCTGGCGGCGCTGCACAATGACTGTCTGTTGATCCTGGATGAGTTGAGCCAGATCGACCCCAAGGAAGCCGGGGAAGCGGCCTACCTGCTGGCGAACGGCCAAGGCAAGGCGCGAGCGTCCCGCACCGGCGCGGCCCGCCAGTCGGCCCGCTGGCGCCTGCTGTTCCTGTCAGCTGGTGAGGAATCGCTAACCGCCCTGATGGCGCGCGCTGGGCGCAAGGTCAACGCCGGCCAGGAGATCCGCCTTGCCGACATCGACGCCGACGCAGGCGCCGGCATGGGCGCCTTCGAGGTGCTGCACGACCAACCCAGCCCGGCGGCGCTGGCGCTCGCAATCAAGGACGCGGCGATCCGAAATCACGGCACCGCGGGCGTGGCCTGGTTGCGCAGCATCGTCACCAATCGGGCGACGCTGCCCGACATCATCGAAGAAGGCATCAAAGGGTTCATCAATGATGCGGTAGCGGACCAAGCCGCCGGCCAGGTGCTGCGAGTGGCGCGCCGCTTCGCCCTGGTGGCGGTGGCCGGCGAGCTGGCTACCTTCTACGGCATCACCGGCTGGACAGCGGGAGAAGCGATCACGGCGGCACACAAGTGCTTTGCCGCCTGGCTGGATGCATTCGGCGGTGTGGGAAACCGCGAGGAGCGCAATATCCTGGCCCAGGTGCGGGCCTTCTTCGAGGCGCACGGCGCAAGCCGCTTTGAGGACATTCACGCTACCGGCGATCAGCGCATCATCAACCGCGCCGGCTTCTACCGCACTGGCGTCAGCGGCGACCGGGAATATCTGGTGCTGCCTGAAGCCTTCAAGCGCGAGCTGTGCCAAGGAAACGACATCAAGACGGTGACGGCGGAACTACTCAAGGCCGGATGGCTGGCGCCGGGAGAAGGAAGCCGCACGACACAGAAGCCGCGCATCCCAGGTCTTGGCACAACGCGCTGTTATGTCCTGACCGGGCGCATGTGGGAGGGTGAGTAA
- a CDS encoding AlpA family phage regulatory protein, with the protein MHQLPETGFLRLPQIIGDNKVQPPVPAVVPVCKSTWWAGVKSGRFPSPVKLGPRTTAWRVEDIRALISSAH; encoded by the coding sequence ATGCATCAACTCCCCGAAACCGGCTTTCTCCGCCTGCCGCAAATCATCGGCGATAACAAGGTACAGCCGCCGGTGCCGGCCGTCGTGCCGGTCTGTAAATCCACCTGGTGGGCCGGCGTGAAGTCGGGCCGCTTTCCCTCCCCCGTCAAGCTCGGCCCGCGCACCACGGCGTGGCGCGTCGAGGACATCCGTGCTCTGATCTCGTCGGCCCACTAA
- a CDS encoding integrase arm-type DNA-binding domain-containing protein translates to MPLDDVTPTPKPASKGKPLTDKAISNAKPGAKPVKLFDERGLFLLVTPTGGKWWRLKYRIDGKEKLLSLGTYPDVSLKDARERRDDARKQIADGIDPSHSRKAQKTLRRVHATNSFEFVAREWYEKHSPGWVPSHGDRIIRRLERDIFPDLGNRPIAEITSPELLQVVRKIEARGALETAHRAMSNCGQVFRYAVATGRASRDPSGDLRGALPPVRGEHFAAVTEPEQVGGILRSMDAYQGTLTVSCALRLAPLVFVRPGELRAAEWAHIDLDAAEWRYTVTKTGTPHIVPLATQAVAILREIQPLTGHGRYVFPSARTGARPMSDNAILAAMRRMGISKDEMSGHGFRAMARTILDEVLGFRPDLIEHQLAHAVKDPNGRAYNRTAHLPERRKMMQQWADYLDELRVNATRT, encoded by the coding sequence ATGCCACTAGACGACGTTACCCCAACTCCGAAGCCGGCCAGCAAGGGCAAGCCCCTGACGGACAAGGCCATTAGCAACGCCAAGCCCGGCGCCAAGCCGGTTAAGCTGTTCGACGAGCGCGGCCTGTTCCTCCTGGTTACCCCCACGGGCGGTAAGTGGTGGCGCTTAAAGTACCGCATAGACGGCAAAGAGAAGCTGTTGTCTTTAGGCACCTACCCCGATGTCAGCCTGAAGGATGCGCGCGAGCGGCGCGACGATGCACGCAAACAGATCGCCGATGGCATTGACCCAAGCCACAGCCGCAAGGCGCAAAAGACGTTGCGTAGAGTCCATGCCACTAACAGCTTTGAATTTGTCGCTCGAGAGTGGTACGAGAAGCATTCGCCTGGCTGGGTTCCTTCGCACGGCGACAGGATCATTCGACGCCTTGAGCGAGACATCTTCCCCGACTTAGGCAACAGACCGATTGCCGAGATCACATCGCCCGAACTGCTGCAAGTAGTCCGCAAGATTGAAGCGCGCGGCGCCCTGGAGACGGCCCACCGCGCCATGAGCAATTGCGGCCAGGTGTTCCGCTATGCCGTAGCCACCGGCCGGGCCTCCCGCGATCCTTCTGGGGATCTGCGCGGTGCCCTGCCCCCGGTCCGTGGTGAGCATTTCGCCGCGGTGACGGAGCCGGAACAGGTCGGCGGCATCCTGCGCAGCATGGACGCTTATCAAGGCACGCTTACCGTGTCCTGTGCGCTGCGCCTCGCCCCGCTGGTGTTCGTGCGTCCTGGTGAGCTACGCGCGGCCGAGTGGGCTCATATCGATCTGGACGCCGCGGAGTGGCGCTACACCGTCACCAAGACCGGCACGCCCCATATCGTCCCCCTGGCCACCCAGGCTGTGGCGATCCTGCGCGAGATTCAGCCGCTAACCGGACATGGGCGGTACGTGTTCCCCAGCGCCCGCACCGGCGCCAGGCCGATGAGCGATAACGCGATCCTGGCGGCGATGCGGCGCATGGGTATCAGCAAAGATGAGATGAGCGGCCACGGCTTCCGGGCGATGGCCCGCACGATCCTGGACGAGGTACTTGGCTTCCGGCCGGATCTGATCGAGCACCAGCTGGCGCACGCCGTGAAAGACCCGAACGGCCGGGCCTATAACCGGACAGCCCATCTACCCGAGCGGCGGAAGATGATGCAGCAATGGGCGGATTATTTGGATGAGTTGCGAGTCAACGCAACTAGAACATAG
- a CDS encoding HAD-IA family hydrolase yields MTLPTVLPAPRAILFDLDGTLADTAPDLAAAVNWLRTERGLPPTPYSVLRPTASAGARGMIGAAFGLAPGDEGYEELRLQWFDRYQETMAVHSSLFGGIIELLHGIEQAGMAWGIVTNKPARFTDPLIPQIGLSHAGCVVSGDTTGFPKPHPAPLLEGARRLGVDPEHCWYVGDDKRDVEAGHAAGMVTVACNWGYCGAIEPSTWGADYLLDTPTDLLHTLRKLVESARATASAA; encoded by the coding sequence ATGACTCTCCCGACCGTCCTGCCGGCACCGCGTGCCATCCTGTTCGACCTCGATGGCACGCTGGCCGACACCGCGCCCGACCTCGCGGCCGCCGTCAACTGGCTGCGCACCGAGCGCGGCCTGCCGCCGACCCCGTATTCGGTGCTGCGCCCCACCGCCTCGGCCGGCGCGCGCGGCATGATCGGCGCCGCCTTCGGCCTGGCGCCGGGCGACGAGGGCTATGAAGAACTGCGCCTGCAATGGTTCGACCGCTACCAGGAGACCATGGCCGTGCACAGCTCGCTGTTCGGCGGCATCATCGAACTGCTGCACGGGATCGAACAGGCCGGCATGGCCTGGGGCATCGTCACCAACAAGCCGGCGCGCTTCACCGACCCGCTGATTCCGCAGATCGGCCTGTCGCACGCGGGCTGCGTGGTGTCGGGCGACACCACCGGCTTCCCGAAGCCCCACCCGGCCCCGCTGCTGGAAGGCGCCCGCCGCCTCGGCGTGGATCCGGAACACTGCTGGTACGTCGGTGACGACAAGCGCGACGTCGAAGCCGGCCACGCCGCCGGCATGGTGACGGTTGCCTGCAACTGGGGCTATTGCGGCGCCATCGAACCCTCGACCTGGGGCGCCGACTACCTGCTCGACACCCCGACCGACCTGCTGCATACCCTGCGCAAGCTAGTGGAATCGGCACGCGCGACCGCATCGGCGGCCTGA
- the ubiG gene encoding bifunctional 2-polyprenyl-6-hydroxyphenol methylase/3-demethylubiquinol 3-O-methyltransferase UbiG encodes MNTNADPLEIQKFSELAHRWWDPTSEFRPLHEINPLRLEWINARAPLLGKKVIDIGCGGGVLSEAMARKGAKVTGIDLSKKALKVADLHSLESGVEVRYKHISAEEMAAEEPGQFDVVTCMEMLEHVPDPASIVQAAATLVKPGGHIFFSTLNRNPKSYLFAVIGAEYILRMLPRGTHDYAKFITPAELSQFARLAGLQVDGLKGLTYNPLTKIYSLNNDTDVNYMVACSKPPQ; translated from the coding sequence ACCGCTGGTGGGACCCGACGTCCGAATTCCGCCCGCTGCACGAAATTAATCCTTTGCGCCTCGAGTGGATCAACGCCCGCGCCCCGTTGCTGGGCAAGAAGGTGATCGACATCGGCTGCGGCGGCGGCGTGCTGTCCGAGGCCATGGCGCGCAAGGGCGCCAAGGTGACCGGCATCGACCTGTCGAAAAAGGCGCTGAAGGTGGCCGACCTGCATAGCCTGGAATCGGGCGTGGAGGTGCGCTACAAGCACATCTCGGCCGAAGAGATGGCAGCCGAGGAGCCGGGCCAGTTCGACGTGGTCACCTGCATGGAAATGCTCGAGCACGTGCCCGACCCGGCCTCGATCGTGCAGGCCGCCGCCACCCTGGTGAAACCGGGCGGCCACATCTTCTTCTCGACGCTCAACCGCAACCCGAAGTCCTACCTGTTCGCGGTCATCGGCGCGGAATACATCCTGCGCATGCTGCCACGCGGCACCCACGACTACGCCAAGTTCATCACGCCGGCCGAGCTGTCGCAATTTGCGCGTCTTGCCGGATTGCAAGTCGACGGCCTGAAAGGCCTGACATACAATCCGCTGACCAAGATTTACTCGCTCAACAACGACACCGACGTGAACTACATGGTGGCGTGCAGCAAGCCGCCGCAGTAA